A genomic region of Methylobacterium durans contains the following coding sequences:
- a CDS encoding FdhF/YdeP family oxidoreductase, translated as MDRSSSPKRSSSPKRSSAAGGWGALKSCGRHLLGSRAPLSGARALLSANQPDGFDCPGCAWGDPEHGSSFEFCENGVKAVSWEATDKRTPPAFFARHTVTELRGWTDYALEGEGRLTHPMRYDAVSDRYRPVAWEEAFAEIGATLRGLDHPDQAEFYTSGRASNEAAYLYQLFARHYGTNNFPDCSNMCHEASGIALQAAIGVGKGTVLLEDFEKADAIFVVGQNPGTNHPRMLGDLRRAAERGARVVVLNPVRERGLERFADPQNTVEMLRGASRPIASHYLQPRLGGDMAVFRGIAKVVLARDEAEIAAGRPSLLDHAFLGQHTSAFEAYRDAVAATAWAAILDQSGLTRDEIEAAAEVYLGADRVIATWAMGVTQHRHSVATIREIANVMFLRGHIGRPGTGLCPVRGHSNVQGDRTVGINERPPSALLDALEARSGFAAPRRDGHNVLAAIRAMLDGSAKAFIGLGGNFARATPDSAVVARALAGCRLTVHIATKLNHSHLLPGQIAYILPCLGRTEIDRNSRGRTQIVTVEDSMSMVHGSGGINRPASPELRSEIGIIAGMAAATVGSERVEWAALADDYDRIRDLIADTIPGFARFNERVRRPRGFRLRNLAAERVFDTPGARASFSADPLPQETEHQRAGATDDTFVLQTFRSHHQYNTTIYGLDDRYRGVYGERQVVFAHPDDLAALTARAGERVDLVCAHADGIERVAEDFRLVPFDMPRGSLAGYYPELNVLVPLSSFGEHSDTPTSKSVLVRVRPRARAA; from the coding sequence ATGGATCGGTCTTCTTCCCCCAAGCGCTCGTCGTCCCCGAAGCGCTCCTCCGCCGCGGGCGGCTGGGGTGCCCTCAAGAGCTGCGGCCGGCATCTCCTCGGCAGCCGCGCGCCGCTCTCCGGCGCCCGCGCCCTGCTGAGCGCCAACCAGCCGGACGGGTTCGACTGCCCCGGCTGCGCCTGGGGCGACCCGGAGCACGGCTCCTCCTTCGAGTTCTGCGAGAACGGCGTGAAAGCCGTCTCCTGGGAAGCCACCGACAAGCGCACGCCGCCGGCCTTCTTCGCCCGCCACACCGTCACGGAGCTGCGTGGCTGGACCGATTACGCGCTGGAGGGCGAGGGCCGCCTCACCCACCCGATGCGCTACGACGCGGTCAGCGACCGCTACCGGCCGGTGGCGTGGGAGGAGGCCTTCGCCGAGATCGGCGCGACCCTGCGGGGGCTCGACCATCCGGACCAGGCCGAGTTCTACACCTCGGGCCGCGCCTCGAACGAGGCGGCCTACCTGTATCAGCTCTTCGCCCGCCACTACGGCACCAACAACTTCCCCGATTGTTCGAACATGTGCCACGAGGCGAGCGGCATCGCTCTCCAGGCGGCCATCGGCGTCGGCAAGGGCACGGTGCTGCTGGAGGATTTCGAGAAGGCCGACGCTATCTTCGTGGTCGGGCAGAACCCGGGCACCAACCATCCGCGGATGCTCGGCGACCTGCGCCGCGCCGCCGAGCGGGGTGCCCGCGTCGTCGTACTGAACCCGGTGCGCGAGCGGGGGCTCGAGCGCTTCGCCGACCCGCAGAACACCGTGGAGATGTTGCGCGGCGCGAGCCGGCCGATCGCGAGCCACTACCTGCAGCCCCGTCTCGGCGGCGACATGGCCGTCTTCCGCGGCATCGCCAAGGTGGTCCTCGCGCGGGACGAGGCCGAGATCGCGGCGGGCCGCCCGTCGCTCCTCGACCACGCCTTCCTCGGCCAGCACACCTCCGCCTTCGAGGCGTACCGGGATGCCGTCGCGGCGACCGCCTGGGCGGCGATCCTCGACCAGTCGGGCCTGACGCGGGACGAGATCGAGGCGGCGGCCGAGGTCTATCTCGGAGCCGACCGGGTCATCGCCACCTGGGCGATGGGCGTGACGCAGCACCGCCACTCCGTCGCGACGATCCGCGAGATCGCCAACGTGATGTTCCTGCGTGGGCATATCGGGCGCCCCGGCACCGGCCTCTGCCCCGTGCGCGGCCACTCGAACGTCCAGGGCGACCGCACGGTCGGCATCAACGAGCGGCCGCCCTCCGCCCTCCTCGATGCGCTGGAGGCCCGCTCCGGGTTCGCGGCGCCCCGCCGGGACGGCCACAACGTGCTCGCGGCGATCCGGGCGATGCTCGACGGCTCGGCCAAGGCCTTCATCGGGCTGGGCGGCAACTTCGCCCGCGCCACGCCGGACAGTGCCGTGGTGGCGCGGGCGCTCGCCGGGTGCCGCCTGACCGTCCACATCGCGACCAAGCTCAACCACTCGCACCTGCTGCCGGGGCAGATCGCCTACATCCTGCCCTGCCTCGGCCGCACCGAGATCGACCGCAACAGCCGCGGCAGGACCCAGATCGTGACCGTCGAGGATTCGATGAGCATGGTCCACGGCTCGGGCGGCATCAACAGGCCGGCCTCGCCGGAGCTGCGCTCGGAGATCGGCATCATCGCCGGGATGGCGGCCGCCACGGTGGGTTCCGAGCGGGTCGAATGGGCGGCGCTCGCCGACGATTACGACCGGATCCGCGACCTCATCGCCGACACGATCCCGGGCTTCGCGCGCTTCAACGAGCGCGTGCGGCGCCCGCGCGGCTTCAGGCTGCGCAACCTCGCGGCCGAGCGGGTCTTCGACACGCCGGGCGCGCGGGCGTCGTTCTCGGCCGATCCGCTGCCGCAGGAGACCGAGCACCAGCGCGCGGGCGCGACGGACGACACCTTCGTGCTCCAGACCTTCCGCTCGCACCACCAGTACAACACCACGATCTACGGCCTCGACGACCGCTACCGGGGCGTCTACGGCGAGCGCCAGGTGGTCTTCGCCCATCCGGACGATCTCGCCGCCCTCACCGCCCGCGCCGGCGAGCGGGTCGATCTCGTCTGCGCGCACGCGGACGGGATCGAGCGGGTGGCCGAGGATTTCCGCCTCGTGCCCTTCGACATGCCGCGGGGGAGCCTGGCCGGCTACTATCCCGAGCTCAACGTGCTGGTGCCCCTGTCGAGCTTCGGCGAGCACTCGGACACGCCGACCTCGAAATCGGTGCTGGTGCGGGTCCGCCCGCGGGCGAGGGCCGCATGA
- a CDS encoding sarcosine oxidase subunit delta, which yields MRIRCPHCGERDNGEFSYLGDAAPVRPDGMEAEAGAMHDYVYLRDNRAGEIRELWYHGAGCRSWLIVTRDTRTHAISDVSPARDVALARRRGDAA from the coding sequence ATGCGCATCCGATGCCCTCATTGCGGCGAGCGCGACAACGGCGAGTTCAGCTATCTCGGCGACGCCGCGCCCGTCCGCCCGGACGGGATGGAAGCCGAGGCCGGCGCCATGCACGACTACGTGTACCTGCGCGACAACCGGGCCGGCGAGATCCGCGAGCTCTGGTATCACGGCGCCGGCTGCCGGAGCTGGCTCATCGTGACCCGCGACACCCGCACCCACGCGATCAGCGACGTCTCGCCCGCCCGCGACGTCGCCCTGGCCCGCCGCAGGGGAGACGCCGCATGA
- a CDS encoding GNAT family N-acetyltransferase, with the protein MRGQEAANLLRDSCFQEEWDALADACPWATACQSYNYISTWFEIYSNCFEPLFVLHETGEGRLAGLLALAISSDGKSLVHAGACQAEYQVWLARPSSSDTFILGALSILREQFPGKYIRLQYVPDRTPMSWISHARTRGVSTKRTVVKRPLLETVTESQINASLRKKSNRSRINRLKKIAELKFTRISKRQDLEPFIGSIADFCDLRQGAINRTFPFRDDPHKKEFWLGLLEKTGLIHASALMLGDAPIAVHIGPISRSSVSLGIICHSPFFSEHSPGKLLILYLAKQLAQENFSYFDLTAGGDEYKSRFASRFDEASILEISFDGFDYYLGVMRHGLLGSAKHMLGPVATSRAKALRRRFSLSANLFHLASSKKKIIYHSRDTPPLPPISVPTVSLRVNCLSDLLLPKVRYSRREMECEFLAEALRLLEAGARMYTYANRGILLHCSWVASDRSAPPGMMRGRGQAWHFWETYNVTEALAPNVRVLSLSQRLHDAKQFASSQDVFVHLERRDDGAARFLEQYGFIHVDRANG; encoded by the coding sequence GTGCGCGGACAAGAGGCCGCAAATCTGCTGCGCGACAGCTGCTTTCAGGAAGAATGGGATGCGCTTGCCGATGCATGTCCCTGGGCAACGGCGTGCCAATCCTATAACTATATCAGCACGTGGTTTGAGATTTATTCCAACTGTTTCGAGCCTCTTTTCGTCCTCCATGAGACTGGGGAAGGTCGTCTCGCCGGACTATTGGCGCTGGCGATATCCAGCGATGGAAAGTCTCTTGTGCATGCGGGAGCTTGCCAAGCCGAATATCAGGTATGGCTCGCACGACCATCCAGTTCGGACACTTTTATTCTCGGGGCACTCTCCATCCTACGAGAACAGTTTCCGGGCAAGTACATCCGCCTGCAATACGTCCCCGATCGCACACCGATGAGCTGGATTTCGCATGCACGAACCAGAGGGGTGAGCACCAAGCGAACGGTCGTCAAGCGCCCCTTGCTCGAGACTGTGACAGAGAGCCAGATCAACGCATCGCTTCGAAAAAAAAGCAATAGAAGTCGCATCAACCGCCTTAAGAAGATCGCGGAACTCAAATTTACTCGGATATCGAAGCGTCAGGATCTGGAGCCATTCATAGGCTCCATTGCTGATTTCTGCGATCTTCGGCAAGGCGCCATCAATCGGACATTTCCCTTTCGAGACGATCCTCATAAGAAGGAGTTCTGGCTTGGCCTCTTGGAAAAGACCGGGCTGATTCACGCATCCGCCTTGATGCTCGGCGATGCTCCCATTGCAGTACACATCGGACCGATCAGCCGTTCGAGTGTATCTCTCGGGATCATTTGTCACTCGCCATTTTTTTCTGAGCACTCACCCGGCAAGTTGCTAATCTTGTATCTCGCGAAGCAGCTAGCACAAGAAAACTTCTCTTACTTCGACCTTACCGCTGGCGGGGATGAATATAAGAGCCGTTTCGCCTCCCGGTTCGATGAAGCGTCCATACTTGAAATATCTTTCGACGGCTTCGATTACTATCTCGGCGTCATGCGGCACGGCCTCCTGGGCTCAGCCAAGCATATGTTGGGACCGGTCGCCACCTCCAGAGCGAAGGCGCTGCGACGACGTTTCAGCCTGTCTGCAAATCTGTTCCACTTAGCTTCCTCGAAGAAGAAAATCATTTATCACAGCAGGGACACACCTCCGCTCCCTCCGATCTCGGTACCCACGGTCTCCTTGAGAGTGAATTGCCTGAGCGATCTTCTTCTTCCGAAAGTGCGTTATTCGCGCCGTGAGATGGAGTGTGAGTTTTTAGCTGAGGCTCTCCGTCTTCTTGAGGCCGGTGCGCGCATGTACACTTACGCGAACCGCGGCATTCTGCTTCACTGCTCGTGGGTTGCCAGCGACAGATCGGCCCCTCCCGGCATGATGCGGGGCCGCGGCCAGGCTTGGCATTTTTGGGAGACCTACAATGTGACCGAGGCGTTGGCTCCGAACGTCCGCGTGCTGTCCCTGTCACAGAGACTCCACGACGCGAAGCAGTTCGCGTCTTCACAGGATGTGTTCGTACATCTTGAGAGGCGCGACGATGGAGCGGCCAGATTCCTGGAGCAGTACGGCTTCATCCATGTCGACCGTGCGAATGGATGA
- a CDS encoding sarcosine oxidase subunit gamma translates to MSELMTSAWAPRGAWTGYAQAGRHGRLQGEAGIRLTLREGFGLATLIAGDGQEEALGAILSERYGWNLPEPGATALSGERGLVWSGPGQWLAVAESGEALRRLPEALRDVAAVTDQSDARAIVRVSGPRARAALAKGVTVDLHPRAFGPGRTAVTSIAHIGAQLWQVDAVPSYDVAVARSFAGSFWSWLTDAAAEFGYEVRAGA, encoded by the coding sequence GTGTCTGAGCTGATGACGAGCGCATGGGCGCCCCGCGGCGCCTGGACCGGCTACGCGCAGGCGGGCCGGCACGGCCGCCTGCAGGGCGAGGCTGGAATTCGCCTGACGCTCCGCGAGGGCTTTGGGCTGGCCACTCTCATCGCGGGCGACGGTCAGGAGGAGGCGCTCGGCGCGATCCTCTCCGAGCGCTACGGCTGGAACCTGCCCGAGCCGGGCGCGACCGCGCTCTCGGGCGAGCGCGGTCTCGTTTGGTCGGGGCCGGGCCAGTGGCTCGCCGTGGCCGAGTCGGGCGAGGCCCTGCGTCGGCTGCCGGAGGCGCTTCGGGACGTCGCGGCGGTGACGGACCAGAGCGACGCGCGGGCGATCGTGCGGGTGTCCGGGCCGCGGGCGCGGGCCGCGCTCGCCAAGGGCGTGACGGTCGACCTGCATCCGCGCGCCTTCGGGCCGGGGCGGACGGCGGTGACGAGCATCGCTCATATCGGGGCGCAGCTCTGGCAGGTGGATGCGGTCCCGAGCTACGACGTGGCGGTGGCGCGCAGCTTCGCGGGCAGCTTCTGGTCCTGGCTGACCGACGCCGCGGCCGAGTTCGGTTACGAGGTGCGCGCGGGCGCGTAG
- a CDS encoding helix-turn-helix domain-containing protein yields the protein MLNTASNAPSENPRTLERAIGHQIRMLRRERDLSVADLGAAAGISPGMISKMENGQISPSLASINAVASALNVPITALFSAFEESRDCSYVKRGQGVVIERRGTKVGHIYELLGAGLRGEMVVEPYLITLEEDAEPYTGFRHGGIEFIYMLTGEVSYRHADQDYHLKPGDALLFDPQALHGPAKLLKTPMTYLSIIAYPRV from the coding sequence ATGCTGAACACGGCCTCGAACGCCCCGAGCGAGAATCCGCGGACCCTCGAGCGCGCGATCGGCCATCAGATCCGGATGCTCCGGCGCGAGCGCGACCTCTCGGTCGCCGATCTCGGGGCGGCCGCCGGCATTTCGCCGGGCATGATCTCGAAGATGGAGAACGGCCAGATCTCGCCCTCGCTGGCCTCGATCAACGCGGTGGCGAGCGCGCTCAACGTGCCGATCACCGCCCTGTTCTCCGCTTTCGAGGAGAGCCGCGACTGCTCCTACGTGAAGCGCGGCCAGGGCGTCGTGATCGAGCGGCGCGGCACCAAGGTCGGCCACATCTACGAGCTTCTCGGCGCGGGATTGCGGGGCGAGATGGTGGTCGAGCCCTACCTGATCACGCTCGAGGAGGATGCGGAGCCCTATACGGGCTTCCGCCACGGCGGCATCGAGTTCATCTACATGCTGACTGGCGAGGTCAGCTACCGGCACGCCGACCAGGACTATCACCTGAAGCCGGGTGACGCGCTCCTGTTCGACCCGCAGGCCCTGCACGGGCCGGCCAAGCTCCTGAAGACGCCGATGACCTACCTGTCGATCATCGCCTATCCGCGGGTGTGA
- a CDS encoding sarcosine oxidase subunit alpha family protein codes for MSRSQTVIARGTNGDRTGPFRTAAGGLVDRRRPLDFSFDGRTYTGLQGDTLASALLANGVRLVGRSFKYHRPRGILSAGSEEPNALVELRSGARCEPNTRATVAELYQGLEAQSQNRWPSLALDALSVNALLSPVFAAGFYYKTFMWPASFWEKLYEPMIRRAAGLGRAAAEPDPDHYDKVHAHCDVLVIGGGPAGLAAALSAGRTGARVILVDEDFAPGGRLLAERREIGGRSGVTWAENALSELQSLPEVTLLPRTTLFGVYDHGAYGAVERVSDHLAVPAAHAPRQRLWRITARRAVLAAGAIERPHVFGGNDRPGVMLAGAVRTYLNRYGVLPGRRVAVFTSGDDGWRTVADVAAAGGQVVAVVDTRASVPPELRRGAEAVGARVIAGGYVAGTKGHLALKAIEVVDAHGSHETIACDCLAMANGWNPVVHLDSHLSRRPVWSEEIHAFVPGALPCGMVAAGAAAGRLTLGECLETGARAGAEAATACGFAAAAPETPRTDPESIVHAPLWRVPRPKGKAFVDFQNDVAASDVELAHREGFRAVEHLKRYTTLGMATDQGKTSNLAGLSIMAELTGQAIPSVGTTVFRPPFTPVAIGAFAGHHRGKEFRATRHVPSHAWCEEQGAVFVETGLWLRPAYFPRAGETDWLETVIREVNTVRANVGLCDVTTLGKIDIQGPDALAFIERVCANPFGTLPVGKARYAVVLREDGLVMDDGTVARMGDTHYVMTASTANAAKVMQHLEFCRQWLWPELDVQIVSVSEQWAQYAIAGPRARDTLRGVVDPGFDIGNEAFPFLACAEITVGGGIPARLFRISFSGELAYELAVPAAYGDAAWRALMAAGAPHGITAYGSEALSVMRIEKGHAAGAEINGQTTARDLGLGGMLAKKKDYVGRLMKERPAMTDPERPILVGFRPVDRSERLRAGAHFLAVGASPSLEADEGYMTSVAFSPSLNHWVGIGLIRRGPERHGERVRAYDPVRGADVLVEICSPVFVDPNEEKLRV; via the coding sequence ATGTCCCGGTCCCAAACGGTGATCGCTCGCGGCACGAACGGTGATCGCACCGGGCCGTTCCGCACCGCCGCCGGCGGCCTCGTCGACCGGCGCCGCCCCCTCGATTTCAGCTTCGACGGACGCACCTACACCGGCCTCCAGGGCGACACCCTGGCCTCGGCGCTGCTCGCCAACGGCGTGCGCCTCGTCGGCCGCTCCTTCAAGTACCACCGCCCCCGCGGCATCCTCTCGGCGGGCTCCGAGGAGCCGAACGCCCTGGTCGAGCTGCGCTCCGGCGCCCGGTGCGAGCCCAACACCCGCGCCACCGTGGCCGAGCTCTACCAGGGGCTGGAGGCCCAGAGCCAGAACCGCTGGCCGTCGCTGGCGCTCGACGCGCTCTCGGTCAACGCCCTCCTGAGCCCGGTCTTCGCGGCGGGCTTCTACTACAAGACCTTCATGTGGCCGGCCTCCTTCTGGGAGAAGCTCTACGAGCCGATGATCCGGCGCGCGGCGGGCCTCGGCCGGGCGGCGGCGGAGCCCGACCCGGACCATTACGACAAGGTTCACGCCCATTGCGACGTGCTGGTGATCGGCGGCGGCCCGGCCGGCCTCGCGGCGGCGCTCTCGGCCGGCCGCACGGGCGCCCGCGTCATCCTCGTCGACGAGGATTTCGCCCCCGGCGGCCGGCTTCTCGCCGAGCGGCGCGAGATCGGGGGACGCTCCGGGGTGACCTGGGCCGAGAACGCACTTTCCGAGCTGCAGAGCCTGCCCGAGGTCACGCTGCTTCCCCGCACCACCCTGTTCGGCGTCTACGATCACGGCGCCTACGGAGCGGTGGAGCGGGTGAGCGACCATCTCGCGGTCCCGGCGGCCCACGCCCCGCGCCAGCGCCTCTGGCGCATCACGGCGCGCCGCGCCGTACTGGCGGCCGGCGCCATCGAGCGCCCGCACGTCTTCGGCGGCAACGACCGGCCGGGCGTCATGCTGGCCGGCGCCGTGCGGACCTACCTCAACCGCTACGGCGTCCTGCCGGGCCGCCGCGTCGCCGTCTTCACCTCCGGCGACGACGGCTGGCGCACGGTCGCCGACGTCGCGGCCGCAGGCGGTCAGGTCGTGGCCGTCGTCGACACCCGCGCGAGCGTGCCGCCCGAGCTTCGGCGCGGCGCCGAGGCGGTGGGCGCGCGGGTGATCGCGGGCGGCTACGTCGCCGGCACCAAGGGACATCTCGCTCTGAAGGCGATCGAGGTCGTCGACGCCCACGGCAGCCACGAGACCATCGCCTGCGACTGCCTCGCCATGGCGAACGGCTGGAACCCCGTCGTCCACCTCGATTCGCACCTCTCCCGCCGTCCGGTCTGGTCGGAGGAAATCCACGCCTTCGTGCCGGGGGCGCTGCCCTGCGGCATGGTCGCGGCCGGCGCGGCGGCGGGCCGCCTGACGCTCGGCGAATGCCTGGAGACCGGCGCGCGCGCTGGCGCCGAGGCAGCCACCGCCTGCGGCTTTGCCGCGGCGGCTCCCGAGACCCCGAGAACGGACCCCGAGAGCATCGTGCACGCCCCGCTCTGGCGGGTGCCGCGGCCGAAGGGCAAGGCCTTCGTCGATTTCCAGAACGACGTGGCGGCCTCCGACGTCGAGCTCGCGCATCGGGAGGGCTTCCGGGCGGTGGAGCACCTGAAGCGCTACACGACCCTCGGCATGGCCACCGACCAGGGCAAGACCTCGAACCTCGCCGGCCTCAGCATCATGGCCGAGCTGACGGGGCAGGCGATCCCGAGCGTCGGCACCACCGTGTTCCGCCCGCCCTTCACGCCGGTGGCGATCGGTGCCTTCGCCGGCCACCACCGCGGCAAGGAGTTCCGGGCCACCCGCCACGTGCCCTCCCACGCCTGGTGCGAGGAGCAGGGCGCGGTCTTCGTCGAGACCGGATTGTGGCTGCGCCCCGCCTACTTCCCGCGAGCCGGTGAGACCGACTGGCTCGAGACCGTCATCCGCGAGGTGAACACGGTGCGGGCCAACGTCGGCCTCTGCGACGTGACGACCCTCGGCAAGATCGACATCCAGGGCCCGGACGCGCTCGCCTTCATCGAGCGGGTCTGCGCCAACCCGTTCGGGACGCTGCCCGTGGGCAAGGCCCGCTACGCCGTAGTCCTGCGCGAGGACGGGCTCGTCATGGACGACGGCACCGTCGCGCGGATGGGCGACACCCACTACGTGATGACCGCTTCGACCGCGAACGCCGCGAAGGTGATGCAGCACCTCGAATTCTGCCGCCAGTGGCTCTGGCCCGAACTCGACGTGCAGATCGTCTCGGTCAGCGAGCAATGGGCGCAGTACGCGATCGCCGGTCCCCGCGCCCGCGATACCCTGCGGGGCGTCGTTGATCCGGGCTTCGACATCGGCAACGAGGCCTTCCCGTTCCTGGCCTGCGCCGAGATCACCGTCGGCGGCGGCATCCCGGCCCGGCTGTTCCGCATTTCGTTCTCGGGCGAGCTCGCCTACGAGCTGGCGGTTCCGGCCGCCTACGGCGACGCCGCCTGGCGGGCGCTGATGGCGGCGGGCGCGCCCCACGGCATCACCGCCTACGGCTCGGAGGCGCTCTCGGTGATGCGCATCGAGAAGGGGCACGCGGCCGGCGCCGAGATCAACGGCCAGACGACCGCGCGCGACCTCGGCCTCGGCGGCATGCTCGCCAAGAAGAAGGACTATGTCGGGCGCCTGATGAAGGAGCGCCCGGCCATGACCGACCCGGAGCGGCCGATCCTCGTCGGCTTCCGCCCCGTCGATCGGAGCGAGCGTCTGCGTGCGGGCGCGCACTTCCTCGCTGTCGGCGCGAGCCCGAGCCTGGAGGCGGACGAGGGCTACATGACCTCGGTGGCCTTCTCGCCGTCGCTGAACCACTGGGTCGGCATCGGCCTGATCCGGCGCGGGCCGGAACGGCACGGCGAGCGCGTGCGGGCCTACGACCCTGTCCGGGGGGCCGACGTCCTGGTCGAGATCTGCTCGCCCGTCTTCGTGGACCCGAACGAGGAGAAGCTGCGTGTCTGA
- a CDS encoding sarcosine oxidase subunit beta family protein encodes MRYSVLSVLGQAFRGQRDWKPQWRDVAPRTEYDVVIVGGGGHGLATAYYLAKEHGITNVAVLEKSHVGSGNVGRNTTIVRSNYGLAGNIPFYEHSMKLWEGLEQDINYNAMVSQRGVLNLFHSDAQRDAYARRGNAMRLAGVDGELLDREGVRAMVPFIDFDNARFPVKGGLLQRRGGTVRHDAVAWGYARAADERGVDIVQNCAVTGIARENGRVTGVETSRGFIRAKKVAISVAGSSSLLAAMVDMRLPIESHVLQAFVSEGVKPLIDCVMTFGAGHFYVSQSDKGGLVFGGDIDGYNSYASRGNLATIEDVMEGGMALWPGLGRLRLLRHWGGIMDMSMDGSPIIDRTDICGLYLNAGWCYGGFKATPAAGFCFAHTIARDEPHPVSAAYRLDRFATGHLIDEKGMGAQPNLH; translated from the coding sequence ATGCGCTACTCTGTCCTGAGCGTTCTCGGCCAAGCGTTCCGCGGCCAGAGGGACTGGAAGCCGCAGTGGCGGGACGTGGCGCCCCGCACCGAGTACGACGTCGTCATCGTGGGCGGCGGCGGCCATGGGCTGGCCACCGCCTATTACCTCGCCAAGGAGCACGGCATCACCAACGTCGCCGTGCTGGAGAAGAGCCACGTCGGCTCCGGCAATGTCGGCCGCAACACCACCATCGTGCGCTCGAACTACGGACTTGCCGGCAACATCCCGTTCTACGAGCATTCGATGAAGCTCTGGGAGGGGCTGGAGCAGGACATCAACTACAACGCGATGGTCAGCCAGCGCGGCGTGCTGAACCTGTTCCACTCGGATGCCCAGCGCGACGCCTACGCGCGCCGCGGCAACGCCATGCGCCTGGCCGGCGTCGACGGCGAGCTCCTCGACCGCGAGGGCGTGCGGGCGATGGTGCCCTTCATCGATTTCGACAACGCGCGCTTCCCCGTGAAGGGCGGCCTGCTGCAGCGGCGCGGCGGCACCGTGCGCCACGACGCCGTGGCCTGGGGCTACGCCCGCGCCGCGGACGAGCGCGGCGTCGACATCGTGCAGAATTGCGCGGTGACGGGCATCGCCCGCGAGAACGGGCGCGTCACCGGCGTCGAGACCAGCCGCGGCTTCATCCGGGCGAAGAAGGTCGCCATCTCGGTGGCCGGCTCCTCCTCTCTGCTCGCCGCGATGGTCGACATGCGCCTGCCGATCGAGAGCCACGTGCTGCAGGCCTTCGTCAGCGAGGGCGTGAAGCCCCTCATCGACTGCGTGATGACCTTCGGCGCCGGGCACTTCTACGTCAGCCAGTCGGACAAGGGCGGCCTCGTCTTCGGCGGCGACATCGACGGCTACAATTCCTACGCGAGCCGCGGCAATCTGGCGACCATCGAGGACGTGATGGAGGGCGGCATGGCCCTCTGGCCGGGGCTCGGCCGCCTGCGCCTGCTGCGCCACTGGGGCGGCATCATGGACATGTCGATGGACGGCAGCCCGATCATCGACCGGACGGATATCTGCGGCCTCTACCTCAACGCGGGCTGGTGCTACGGCGGCTTCAAGGCGACGCCGGCGGCCGGCTTCTGCTTCGCCCACACCATCGCCCGGGACGAGCCCCACCCGGTGAGCGCCGCCTACCGCCTCGACCGTTTCGCGACCGGCCATCTCATCGACGAGAAGGGCATGGGCGCACAGCCGAACCTGCACTGA